The Staphylococcus simiae genome includes the window ATCGTACCATCTTCAATTAATTTAATCATACCAGCTAAGTTTTCTGGTGTTAATTTAGTATCTTGTAATTCTACTTGGTTTTTATTTAAGTATTCGTTTACGCCACCCATTAACCAGTTTGATGTTAATTTAACATCAGCGCCATGATCAATAGTTTCTTCGAAGAAATCAGACATTACTTTAGTAAGTGTCAAGACGTGAGCATCATATGCTGGTAAACCTAAATCATTCACATATTTTGCTTTACGTTCATCAGGTAATTCTGGAATTGTTTGGCGTACACGTTCTTTCCATGCTTCGTCAATATATAAAGGTACGATATCTGGTTCAGGGAAGTAACGATAATCATCTGACCCCTCTTTAACACGCATTAAAATTGTTTTACCAGTAGATTCGTCAAAACGACGAGTTTCTTGACCAATTTCTCCACCATTTAATAATTCTTCTTCTTGACGTTTTTCTTCATATTCTAAACCTTTACGTACAAAGTTAAATGAGTTTAAGTTCTTTAATTCAGCTTTTGTACCAAATTCTTTTTGACCATATGGTCGTAAAGAAATATTAGCATCACAACGTAATGAACCTTCTTCCATTTTCACATCTGACACGCCAGTATATAAAATAATAGAACGTAGTTTTTCTAAGTATGCATATGCTTCTTGAGGAGATCGAATATCAGGTTCAGAAACGATTTCAATTAATGGTGTACCTTGTCGGTTTAAATCAACTAATGAATAGTCACCTTTATGCGTTGATTTACCAGCATCTTCTTCCATATGCAAACGTGTAATACCAATACGTTTTGTTTCGCCATCAACTTCTATATCGATATAGCCATTTTCTCCGATTGGTTGATCAAATTGTGAAATTTGGTACGCTTTTGGATTATCTGGATAGAAATAGTTCTTACGGTCAAATTTTGATTCTGTCGCAATTTCCATATTAAGTGCCATTGCCGCACGCATTGCCCAGTCTACAGCACGTTTATTTACAACTGGTAAGACACCAGGATATGCTAAGTCAATAACATTTGTGTTTGAGTTAGGTTCTGCTCCAAAATGTGCTGGTGATGGAGAAAACATTTTTGACTCTGTTTTTAACTCAACGTGGACTTCAAGTCCGATAACTGTTTCAAAATGCATGATTTCCACTCCTTATAATTTTTCATAAACGTCATGTAAGTTGTATTGTGTTTCAAATTGATATGCTACACGATATAACGTTTTTTCATCGAAAGGTTTACCAATGAATTGTAAACCAATTGGACGACCATTAGATTGTCCGCAAGGAACAGAAATACCTGGTAATCCTGCTAAGTTTACAGGTGTTGTTAATAAATCATTGGCATACATTGTTAATGGATCACCAATTTCTTCGCCTAAATTAAATGCTGTTGTTGGTGTTGTTGGTCCAACAATGACATCATAATTTTCAAAGACTTTATCAAAGTCATTTTTTATTAAAGTTCTCACTTTTTGAGATTTTTTATAGTAAGCATCATAATAGCCTGAACTTAAAGCAAATGTTCCTAAGAAGATACGGCGTTTAACTTCTTTACCGAATCCTTCTGATCTAGACATTTTGTATAGTTCATCTAATGTATTGGCTTCTTTAGAATGGAATCCATAACGAATACCATCAAAACGTGATAAGTTAGCTGAAGCCTCTGAAGAAGCAATAACATAATATGATGGAATACCAAATTTAGTATTTGGTAATGATACTTCTTCAACTTCTGCACCTAAATCTTTTAATGTATCAACTGCTTGTTTAACTGATGCTTTAACATCTTCACTAACACCTTCGCCTAAATATTCTTTAGGTAGCGCAACTTTTAAGCCTTTAATATCTTTACCGATATCAGATGTAAAATCAACATCCTCAACTGGTGCACTTGTTGAATCATTAGCATCTAAACCTGAAATAGCTTCAAGTACTATGGCATTATCTTTAACGTTACGAGTTAATGGTCCAATTTGGTCTAATGAAGACGCAAAAGCTACTAAACCGAAACGTGATACACGACCATATGTTGGTTTCATACCTACAATACCGCAATATGCTGCTGGTTGTCTGATTGAACCACCTGTATCTGAACCTAAACTAAATGGTACTAATCCTGCTGCAACAGCTGCTGCTGAACCACCAGAAGAACCACCTGGAACGGCTTGATGATCAAATGGGTTGACAGTCTTTTTAAAGTAAGACGTTTCAGTAGAACCACCCATGGCAAATTCATCCATGTTTAATTTACCAATCAATACAGCATTTTCGTCATGTAATTTTTCCATTACAGTTGATTCATAAATTGGTACAAATCCTTCTAACATTTTACTAGCACAAGTTGTTTCTAAACCATTAGTGATAATATTATCTTTAATTCCCATTGGTATACCAAATAATTTGCCATCCATTTGATCTTTTGCTTGTAAGTCATCTAATTCATATGCTTTTTTCATAGCATTTTCTTTATCTAAAGCTAAAAATGATTTAATTGTAGGATCTGTTTCCTCAATTGCATCATAAATATCACTTACAACATCAGATGGTTTGATTTCTTTATTTTTGATTAATGTTAATAAATTCTCAACAGATTCATAGCGAATGCTCATCCTATGCGTCCTCCTCGTTCATGATTGTAGGAACTTTGAATTGTCCATCTTCTGTCTCTTTAGCATTTTTAAGCGCAAGTTCTTGTGGGATACCATCGATTGCCACATCTTCACGTAAAACGTTTTGTAAATCTAATACATGATATGTAGGTTCAACGCCTTCTGTATCGGCACTATCATTTTGTTTTGCAAAGTCTAAAATACTTTCTAATGTGTTAGCCATTTCTTCTGTTTCTTCAGGAGAAATATGAAGCTTTGCAAGATTTGCTATATGCTCCACTTCTTCACGTGTAACTTTTGTCATTAATAAAAGCCTCCTTTTATTCATTCATCACCAAATTGTATCAAATTTCCACTTAAAAATCTAAGTTTTTATTGACTTATCATGTAAAAATATACATTTGTATGCCTTTATCATACCAATAAAATTAAGAAAACAGAGTATTAATCATGAGTTATTTATTATAGATATTATAAAAATTCATTGTTATGCATTTTATGCATAAAAAATCAATATTGTTTTTTAATTAAGAAAACACTTTCTTCATTGTTATAAAAGTATTTAATAGTGTAAATTTTAATTTTCCTACTTTTCTAAACATTTAACTTTATGTATAATGATTTCATGTAACTTATTAATAATTAAACAAAAGGAGTGTTGATCATGCTTACAATAGGGACTGCTTTAAGTCGACAAGTAGATGCAAATTGGCAAACATACATTATGATTGCTATCTATTTCTTAATACTTATTGTTATCGGCTTTTATGGTTATAAACAAGCTACAGGTAATTTAAGCGAATATATGCTTGGTGGACGTAATATTGGTCCATATATTACTGCTTTATCAGCTGGAGCTTCAGATATGAGTGGATGGATGATTATGGGCTTGCCAGGTTCTGTTTATAGCACAGGGTTGTCAGCAATGTGGATTACAATTGGCTTAACATTAGGTGCATATTTAAACTACTTTATTGTGGCGCCTAGGTTACGTGTGTATACAGAACTCGCAGGAGATGCTATAACCCTACCTGATTTCTTTAAGAATAGATTGAATGATAGAAACAATGTCTTAAAGATTATTTCTGGCTTAATTATCGTTATTTTCTTTACACTTTACACGCATTCTGGTTTTGTATCTGGTGGTAAATTATTCGAAAGTGCTTTCGGTTTAAATTATCATTTCGGATTAATTCTAGTCGCTTTTATTGTCATTTTTTATACATTTTTTGGTGGTTACTTAGCTGTATCAATTACAGACTTCTTCCAAGGTGTCATTATGTTAATCGCAATGGTTATGGTCCCTATTGTAGCCATGATGAACTTAAACGGTTGGGGTACGTTTCATGATGTTGCAGCAATGAAACCGACAAATATGAATTTATTTAAAGGATTATCATTTATTGGTATTGTGTCACTATTTTCATGGGGACTTGGTTATTTTGGACAGCCTCATATTATCGTACGTTTTATGTCTATTAAATCTTACAAATTATTACCTAAAGCACGTCGTCTAGGTATTAGCTGGATGGCTGTTGGATTACTTGGTGCTGTAGGTGTTGGTTTAACAGGTATTGCCTTTGTTCCAGCATATCACGTTAAATTAGATGATCCAGAAACTTTATTTATTGTGATGAGTCAAATTTTATTCCATCCGTTAGTTGGCGGATTTTTACTAGCTGCAATTTTAGCAGCGATTATGAGCACTATCTCTTCACAATTACTTGTTACTTCAAGCTCGCTAACTGAAGACTTTTATAAATTAATACGTGGTGAAGAAAAAGCCAAAACACATCAAAAAGAATTTGTTATGGTTGGCCGTTTATCAGTATTAATTGTTGCAATTGTTGCTTTAGCTATTGCTTGGTCACCAAATGATACGATTTTAAACTTAGTAGGTAATGCGTGGGCTGGCTTTGGTGCATCATTCAGTCCTCTGGTACTTTTCGCCTTATATTGGAAAGGCTTAAGTCGTGCAGGTGCAGTAAGTGGTATGGTTTCTGGTGCTTTAGTAGTAATTATTTGGATTGCTTGGATTAAGCCATTAGCAAGTGTTAATGAAATTTTTGGCTTATATGAAATTATTCCAGGCTTTATTGTCAGTGTGATTGTTACTTATGTAGTGAGTAAATTAACTAAGAAACCTGGAGACTTTGTCGATCGAGATTTAAATAAAGTAAAAGAAATTGTACGAGAGAAATAATTTATGAATTAAAATTAGGAGCCTGAAGTTATTTTAATAAGTTTAGGCTCCTTTTTTATGTACTTTATTTTTTAGTAAGTCTTGCACGAAATTAAAAGCTTTGTCATTGATTAAAATTTAAAAATACTTCTGTTGAAACTACACACTTTTATGTTGATTTAAATCATGTATTTTTGAAAACTGTTTACCGATTAAATCATCGAATTTAGAGAAAACTGCTACTAATTCACTCCATGTTTTGATATAGTACCTCGCTAATTTATTTTTTTATTTTCGTAAATTTCAAGTTTAAGTTAGCCACTTATATTTTTTAAGTAGTACTAACGTTTTAGGCTCTTTTCTGTTTTGTAAACCCAAGATGAGTGGTAGATATTCTATCTATTACTCATCTTGGGTTAGTAACAGCTAAAGTATTTAGCTGTTAAATAACTATAATAGATTTAATACTTTTAATGCTTGAGCCATTCTATGATGAGCTGTGTCATAGCCTAGGATTTTTCTAGGATAATCATTCATAAATTGTTGCACTTGTTTTAAGCGACATTGACTCACGGTTGATAGATCAGTTCCTTTAGGTATAAATCGACGTAACATTTTATGTTGATTTTCACTGGTACCACGTTCAAATGATGAAAATGGATGTGCGAAATAAATATTGATGTCATGACCAAATTCTTCATATAATGATGCGAATTCTGAGCCATTATCTGCTGTGATTGATTTGAATATATGTGGTGTGAGCGACTTTAAATGCTTAAATATTGATGTTAATCCTTGTGAGACTGAATGAGCGCTTTTATCATTAATCAGCTTTAAGATTTCAAAACGTGTAGCACGTTCAACGAGTGTTAAGATGACAGGTTTAGATTTATCTTTGGTACTGATGACAGTATCGATTTCCCAATGTCCAAAGGTTTGACGAGATTGGACGTCCTGTGGACGCTGTTCAATACTTGGACCTAAAATACGACGATGTGTACGATGATAAGTTTGATTAGACATTCGACGTTTTAACTTCTCTAAAAGATGGATATTTTTAGTCGCCATGATATTATCATTAATCCAAGCATATAAAGTTGTCACACATGGTATTAAATCTTTACGGAATACATTTTCACGATGAGCACATGCCACAACAGCTTCAGGTGACCAACGTTGTTGAATCATTAAGTCATCAGCCCAAGCTATAAAATGAGGATTTTTCCGCCATAAAGATTGTGCGCCACAACGTTGTCGATTCTTGTAGTAATTTTGTTGTGCGAGTGATGGAATATATTGGAATTGTTCATATTCATAAACTTTATCTTGATATTTTTGGCGTGAAATTTGACGTGTAGTACCGCGTTTTATTTCATTATGGATAGTTTGAGGCGCACGTCCTAATTCACGTGCAATAGCACGATTAGAAAAGCCTAAATCTTTAAGGGTTTCGATACGAATGCGTTCTTCATAAGTTAGGTGTGTTCCTTTATGTTTTATCGTGTTAAAATGATTTTGCGTCATGTGAATTCATCCTTTATTGAAGAGTGTGAGAGCCTCAATAATAACATGAAATTCACGTGACGTTTTTTATTTATAGGTGGCTAAGTTGATTATAAAATCCACCATTTTTTTATTTTGTTAAGATTAAACAAGTTTATATAACTAAATTTAAAATATGGTAGTAACTCTTTCGTTTTTGTATACAAAAACACCTTTTTTATTTTCACATATATAAAATGGATTACAATTCTATAACGTGTGGCTTAATTTTGGGATCATGATTAGCAATTGCTTTGATACAATTTTCACTATTTGCCATTTGTTTTATCCACTCCAATGAATCTTGAGCATCTTTTTTATTTATCAGCACACCTGGTAGTATATTCTCTTCCCATGATTTAGATGCATAACCTGAATCAGAAGCTAATAATACAAAACGATTACTATTTTTATTTTTTATTATTGTAGCTGCTAATCCTTTACTATGCCCTGGAACCCAAACCATTATTATGGTACCGTCTCCAAATAGATCAAATGATTTATTTTTTGGACCAATGCCTGTATTTTCAAATTTAAATGTGTTTAGATTTATATCTTTCCATTCATGTGGTAAATAATGTATCTTATCTTTTAATATTGCTTGATATTCTTCTTCACTGAGCAATATATTTTGTGCATCATTAACTAATCTTAAGCCATCAGCATGATCACAATGCATATGACTCATTAAAACAAAATCTATGTCACTTGATTGGTAACCTAATTTCAATAATTGCTCATTTACAGCTTGATTTTCAGGTAATTCCGCTTTATTTATTGGATATTGGAATGATAAATTTCTCAACTGATGTTTTCTGTTATCTGTATGCCATCCTGTATCAATTAATATTAATCCTTTTGGATGTTCAATTAAATAAACTGAAACAGGTATTTTAATTTGATGTTTTTTTGATCTAAATAATCCCGTCCAAGCTAATGGAGGATTATTTTTATAATTAAACGGTAAAGCTTCATCTACTATTACTTTACCTGTATGCAAAATGTGTACTTTAATATCTTTAGTCATTTATTTCATCTCCTGGTTTTAATATCGACTGTATGTCATTCATCTTATTAATTATGATGTCTAAATTTTCTTTATTTAAATTAAGTTTCTTT containing:
- the gatB gene encoding Asp-tRNA(Asn)/Glu-tRNA(Gln) amidotransferase subunit GatB; this translates as MHFETVIGLEVHVELKTESKMFSPSPAHFGAEPNSNTNVIDLAYPGVLPVVNKRAVDWAMRAAMALNMEIATESKFDRKNYFYPDNPKAYQISQFDQPIGENGYIDIEVDGETKRIGITRLHMEEDAGKSTHKGDYSLVDLNRQGTPLIEIVSEPDIRSPQEAYAYLEKLRSIILYTGVSDVKMEEGSLRCDANISLRPYGQKEFGTKAELKNLNSFNFVRKGLEYEEKRQEEELLNGGEIGQETRRFDESTGKTILMRVKEGSDDYRYFPEPDIVPLYIDEAWKERVRQTIPELPDERKAKYVNDLGLPAYDAHVLTLTKVMSDFFEETIDHGADVKLTSNWLMGGVNEYLNKNQVELQDTKLTPENLAGMIKLIEDGTMSSKIAKKVFPELAANGGDAKQIMEDKGLVQISDEATLLKFVNEALDNNQQSVEDYKNGKGKAMGFLVGQIMKASKGQANPQMVNQLLKQELDKR
- the gatA gene encoding Asp-tRNA(Asn)/Glu-tRNA(Gln) amidotransferase subunit GatA; this encodes MSIRYESVENLLTLIKNKEIKPSDVVSDIYDAIEETDPTIKSFLALDKENAMKKAYELDDLQAKDQMDGKLFGIPMGIKDNIITNGLETTCASKMLEGFVPIYESTVMEKLHDENAVLIGKLNMDEFAMGGSTETSYFKKTVNPFDHQAVPGGSSGGSAAAVAAGLVPFSLGSDTGGSIRQPAAYCGIVGMKPTYGRVSRFGLVAFASSLDQIGPLTRNVKDNAIVLEAISGLDANDSTSAPVEDVDFTSDIGKDIKGLKVALPKEYLGEGVSEDVKASVKQAVDTLKDLGAEVEEVSLPNTKFGIPSYYVIASSEASANLSRFDGIRYGFHSKEANTLDELYKMSRSEGFGKEVKRRIFLGTFALSSGYYDAYYKKSQKVRTLIKNDFDKVFENYDVIVGPTTPTTAFNLGEEIGDPLTMYANDLLTTPVNLAGLPGISVPCGQSNGRPIGLQFIGKPFDEKTLYRVAYQFETQYNLHDVYEKL
- the gatC gene encoding Asp-tRNA(Asn)/Glu-tRNA(Gln) amidotransferase subunit GatC gives rise to the protein MTKVTREEVEHIANLAKLHISPEETEEMANTLESILDFAKQNDSADTEGVEPTYHVLDLQNVLREDVAIDGIPQELALKNAKETEDGQFKVPTIMNEEDA
- the putP gene encoding sodium/proline symporter PutP gives rise to the protein MLTIGTALSRQVDANWQTYIMIAIYFLILIVIGFYGYKQATGNLSEYMLGGRNIGPYITALSAGASDMSGWMIMGLPGSVYSTGLSAMWITIGLTLGAYLNYFIVAPRLRVYTELAGDAITLPDFFKNRLNDRNNVLKIISGLIIVIFFTLYTHSGFVSGGKLFESAFGLNYHFGLILVAFIVIFYTFFGGYLAVSITDFFQGVIMLIAMVMVPIVAMMNLNGWGTFHDVAAMKPTNMNLFKGLSFIGIVSLFSWGLGYFGQPHIIVRFMSIKSYKLLPKARRLGISWMAVGLLGAVGVGLTGIAFVPAYHVKLDDPETLFIVMSQILFHPLVGGFLLAAILAAIMSTISSQLLVTSSSLTEDFYKLIRGEEKAKTHQKEFVMVGRLSVLIVAIVALAIAWSPNDTILNLVGNAWAGFGASFSPLVLFALYWKGLSRAGAVSGMVSGALVVIIWIAWIKPLASVNEIFGLYEIIPGFIVSVIVTYVVSKLTKKPGDFVDRDLNKVKEIVREK
- a CDS encoding IS30 family transposase; its protein translation is MTQNHFNTIKHKGTHLTYEERIRIETLKDLGFSNRAIARELGRAPQTIHNEIKRGTTRQISRQKYQDKVYEYEQFQYIPSLAQQNYYKNRQRCGAQSLWRKNPHFIAWADDLMIQQRWSPEAVVACAHRENVFRKDLIPCVTTLYAWINDNIMATKNIHLLEKLKRRMSNQTYHRTHRRILGPSIEQRPQDVQSRQTFGHWEIDTVISTKDKSKPVILTLVERATRFEILKLINDKSAHSVSQGLTSIFKHLKSLTPHIFKSITADNGSEFASLYEEFGHDINIYFAHPFSSFERGTSENQHKMLRRFIPKGTDLSTVSQCRLKQVQQFMNDYPRKILGYDTAHHRMAQALKVLNLL
- a CDS encoding N-acyl homoserine lactonase family protein, with the protein product MTKDIKVHILHTGKVIVDEALPFNYKNNPPLAWTGLFRSKKHQIKIPVSVYLIEHPKGLILIDTGWHTDNRKHQLRNLSFQYPINKAELPENQAVNEQLLKLGYQSSDIDFVLMSHMHCDHADGLRLVNDAQNILLSEEEYQAILKDKIHYLPHEWKDINLNTFKFENTGIGPKNKSFDLFGDGTIIMVWVPGHSKGLAATIIKNKNSNRFVLLASDSGYASKSWEENILPGVLINKKDAQDSLEWIKQMANSENCIKAIANHDPKIKPHVIEL